The following are encoded in a window of Acipenser ruthenus chromosome 26, fAciRut3.2 maternal haplotype, whole genome shotgun sequence genomic DNA:
- the prss23 gene encoding serine protease 23, translated as MFQQAKANFPSSSTFLLLLLSLHPSLPTGAPGHPHIPSVVPHATLFLSSPRFSARPQLDFTTYCNSSCYQQGELPASRESLSERLAYETLYADGRRTLTTVDLEEEGEDTAAQPPPTRGSPVPAPHRRRKRQIYGADGRFNIRGNNFLLDYPFSTAVRISTGCTGVLVSESHVLTAAHCVHDGKDYVKGARKLRVGFLVPPSNATRTGHPSSSARSVKTAAVRWVRVKRTRVPKGWIQGPQEISMDFDYSLLELRWPHKQPYMRLSVAPSAKDLAGKRIHFSGFDSDRPGELVYRFCPVEDESNDLIYQHCDARPGASGSGVYGRVWDPVAERWERKVIGVFSGHQWLEVNGENHDFNVAVRLTPLKFAQICYWVRGNHVDCQQD; from the coding sequence ATGTTTCAACAAGCAAAAGCCAACTTTCCCTCCTCCTCtaccttcctcctcctcctcctctccctccacccctccctccctacTGGGGCTCCCGGTCACCCCCACATCCCCTCCGTGGTGCCCCACGCCACCCTGTTCCTGTCCAGCCCTCGCTTCAGCGCCCGGCCCCAGCTGGACTTCACCACGTACTGCAACTCCAGCTGCTACCAGCAGGGGGAGTTGCCGGCCAGCCGGGAGTCCCTGAGCGAAAGGCTGGCCTACGAGACTTTGTACGCTGATGGCAGGCGCACCCTGACCACCGTGGacctggaggaggagggggaggacaCCGCAGCTCAGCCTCCACCCACCAGGGGGAGCCCCGTCCCAGCTCCTCACCGGAGGCGCAAGCGTCAGATCTACGGGGCGGACGGCCGTTTCAACATCAGGGGAAACAACTTCTTGCTTGACTACCCGTTCTCCACAGCCGTGCGCATCTCCACGGGCTGCACCGGGGTCCTGGTGTCGGAGAGCCATGTCCTCACGGCCGCCCACTGCGTGCATGATGGGAAGGATTACGTCAAGGGCGCCCGCAAGCTGAGAGTGGGCTTCCTGGTGCCCCCCAGCAACGCCACCCGGACCGGGCACCCCTCCTCCTCTGCCAGGTCTGTGAAGACGGCGGCCGTGCGGTGGGTCAGGGTGAAGCGAACCCGGGTCCCCAAAGGCTGGATCCAGGGCCCCCAAGAGATCAGCATGGACTTCGACTACTCCCTGCTGGAGCTGCGCTGGCCCCACAAGCAGCCCTACATGCGGCTCTCGGTAGCCCCGTCAGCAAAGGACCTGGCTGGGAAGAGGATCCACTTCTCTGGGTTCGACAGTGACCGCCCCGGGGAGCTGGTGTATCGGTTCTGCCCGGTGGAGGACGAGTCCAATGATCTGATCTACCAGCACTGCGACGCCCGGCCGGGGGCCAGCGGCTCGGGGGTGTACGGCCGTGTGTGGGACCCCGTCGCAGAGCGCTGGGAGAGGAAGGTCATCGGAGTCTTCTCCGGACACCAGTGGCTGGAGGTCAACGGGGAGAACCACGACTTCAACGTGGCTGTGCGTCTCACGCCGCTCAAGTTTGCACAGATCTGCTACTGGGTTCGAGGGAACCACGTGGACTGCCAGCAGGACTGA
- the LOC117430460 gene encoding prefoldin subunit 3-like has protein sequence MAATTENSNAGAGSKRKHLGIPEAVFVEDVEAFMKLPGNCTADAVLRKLDEQYQKYKFMELNLAQKKLRLRSQIPQIKQTLEILRHMQKKKETTDPMETRFLLADNLYCKALVPPTDKVCLWLGANVMLEYDIDEAQALLEKNLATATRNLDSLEEDLDFLRDQFTTTEVNMARVYNWDVKRRNKDNPSKSGDKS, from the exons ATGGCGGCGACCACTGAGAATAGCAATGCCGGCGCTGGCAGTAAAAGAAAACACTTAGGAATCCCCGAAGCAGTGTTTGTG GAGGATGTGGAAGCGTTCATGAAGCTGCCTGGCAATTGCACAGCGGACGCAGTGCTGAGGAAACTGGATGAGCAGTATCAGAAATACAAGTTCATGGAGCTGAACCTGGCTCAGAAGAAACTGAG GTTAAGAAGTCAGATCCCCCAAATTAAACAGACATTAGAAATTTTAAGACACATGCAGAAGAAAAAG GAGACCACAGATCCCATGGAAACCCGATTTCTATTGGCTGACAACCTCTACTGCAAAGCCTTGGTCCCACCCACAGATAAAGTGTGCTTGTGGTTAGGG GCGAATGTGATGCTGGAGTACGATATAGACGAGGCCCAGGCGCTGCTAGAGAAGAACCTGGCCACCGCCACACGGAACCTGGACTCGCTGGAGGAGGACCTGGACTTCCTCCGAGACCAGTTCACCACCACCGAGGTCA ACATGGCGCGCGTGTACAACTGGGACGTGAAGAGGAGGAACAAGGACAACCCTTCCAAGAGCGGCGACAAGTCTTAA
- the LOC117430703 gene encoding ras-related protein Rab-39B yields MEAIWLYQFRMIVIGDSTVGKSCLIRRFTEGRFAQVSDPTVGVDFFSRLVEIEPGKRIKLQIWDTAGQERFRSITRAYYRNSVGGLLLFDITNRRSFQNVHEWLEEARSHVQPHQIVFVLVGHKCDLDGRRQVSRQEAEKLAGSYGMRYVETSARDAINVEKAFTELTRDIFELVKRGDITIQEGWEGVKSGFVPNVVHSSEEVMKSDRRCLC; encoded by the exons ATGGAGGCGATATGGCTGTACCAGTTCCGGATGATCGTGATTGGTGATTCTACGGTCGGAAAGTCGTGCCTCATTCGGCGGTTCACCGAGGGACGCTTCGCCCAGGTGTCCGACCCCACGGTCGGTGTGGATTTCTTCTCGCGGCTGGTGGAGATCGAGCCGGGGAAACGCATTAAACTACAGATCTGGGACACTGCGGGGCAGGAGCGATTCAG GTCCATCACGCGCGCTTACTACCGCAACTCAGTGGGCGGGCTGCTGCTGTTCGACATCACCAACCGGCGCTCCTTCCAGAACGTGCACGAGTGGCTGGAGGAGGCGCGCAGCCACGTGCAGCCGCACCAGATCGTCTTCGTGCTGGTGGGGCACAAGTGCGACCTGGACGGGAGGCGGCAGGTGAGCCGGCAGGAGGCGGAGAAGCTGGCGGGCTCCTACGGGATGAGGTACGTGGAGACCTCGGCGCGGGACGCCATCAACGTGGAGAAGGCCTTCACCGAGCTGACACGGGACATCTTCGAGCTGGTCAAGCGAGGAGACATCACCATCCAGGAGGGCTGGGAGGGGGTCAAGAGCGGCTTCGTGCCCAACGTGGTGCACTCCTCCGAGGAGGTTATGAAGAGTGACCGCCGGTGTCTCTGCTAA